In Calditrichota bacterium, the sequence GAGATCTTCGCCCGGGAGATCGATCTCATCAGAGAAAAAACGGACAAACCGTTCGCTGCCAATCTCATCACCATCGCACCTAATTACAGAAAGCATCTGGCGATTGCAACTGAAAAAAAAGTGCCGTTTATCATTTTTGCCGGGAGTTTTCCGCGCGGGTCTGAAATAAGAATAGCCAAAGAAAGCGGCGCGAAAGTGATGGCTTTTGCCTCCAACGAATCCATTGCCCGACGCATGATCGACTCCGGTGTGGACGCACTGATGCTCGAAGGCAGCGAAGCCGGTGGTCACATCGGACATGTCTCGCTGGCGATTTTGCTGCAGCAAGTATTGTTTAACGTGGACGATATTCCCGTTTTTGTCGCGGGCGGAATTGCCACGGGAAAGCTCATGGCACATTTGCTACTCATGGGCGCCGCCGGAATTCAAATGGGAACTCGCTTTGTCATGACGAAAGAGTGCGATGTGCATCCCAAATTTAAAGAGGCTTTCATAAAAGCCAAAGCCAGAGATGCCATTTCCACGCCGTCTCTGAATTCCGAGCTCAGTGTGGTCGCTGTTCGCGCCATTCGGAATAAGGCGATGAGCGATTTTTCCGAGCTACAAATGGATTTAATTTTAAAACACAGAAACGGAGAAATTACCAAAAAAGAGGCGCAGTACGAAGTGGAACATTTCTGGGTTGGTGCCTTGCGTCGCGGTGCGC encodes:
- a CDS encoding nitronate monooxygenase, producing the protein MKYLPQLWKQGKDFLGVEYPILAGAMTWISDHKLVTTVAEHGGFASLAAGNSPPEIFAREIDLIREKTDKPFAANLITIAPNYRKHLAIATEKKVPFIIFAGSFPRGSEIRIAKESGAKVMAFASNESIARRMIDSGVDALMLEGSEAGGHIGHVSLAILLQQVLFNVDDIPVFVAGGIATGKLMAHLLLMGAAGIQMGTRFVMTKECDVHPKFKEAFIKAKARDAISTPSLNSELSVVAVRAIRNKAMSDFSELQMDLILKHRNGEITKKEAQYEVEHFWVGALRRGA